A single genomic interval of Daucus carota subsp. sativus chromosome 1, DH1 v3.0, whole genome shotgun sequence harbors:
- the LOC108226805 gene encoding uncharacterized protein LOC108226805 isoform X2 produces the protein MGFLGITSRSPFRKMSLMFCNMLDLVVVMLLFCDFAWSKECTNVFPELSSHTVRYQLQSTNNQTRINEIFPLYYLNPTDSSTWTNGIPRKVLREDDGFDGNIMHKNVIDASGFKVPKGLLKELPLRNVRLGSNSIYGRAQQTNLEYLLMLDVDRLVWSFRKTASVPTPGCPYGGWEAPNVELRGHFVGHYLSASAQMWASTRNETLRKKMSAVVSVLSDCQVIIGTGYLSAFPSDFFERVEALKPVWAPYYTIHKIMAGLLDQYLFANDTRALRMVKWMADYFYKQVKTVILKYTIERHWQSLNEETGGMNDVLYRLYYVTKNSSHLMLAHLFDKPCFLGILALKADDISGFHANTHIPIVIGSQQRYEITGEPLYREIGMFFMDIVNSSHAYATGGTSVSEFWSEPNRQASNLRTETEESCTTYNMLKVARHLFRWTKEMAYADYYERALTNGVLSIQRGMEPGVMIYMLPLGHGQSKAMSYHGWGTLNNSFWCCYGTGIESFSKLGDSIYFEEEGKVPGIYIIQYITSSVEWESGHLSLIQQVKPIVSWDNHLAIALTVSTKKKTNAISSTLNLRIPIWSRSDGAMAALNDKPLSLPSPGNFLSITRRWSSKDVISLMLPISIRTEAIKDDRPEYASLRAVLYGPYLLVGLSSGDRDISPEAADSPSEWMTPIPAEYNSHLISLSKESKNLKLVFAKFKTVILLDNLPKPGTNYSIYATFRLIPKNSKSSKTLVAKDFIGESVMLESFDHPGMVVTHHGDNEILEVKAASYQSSSFFRLVKGLDKKKYSVSLESESRKGCFIHSEHRLGAVVKLKCEAESPHNEFKEAASFRLRDGISKYDPISFVARGRTRNFLMQPIYSIRDENYTVYFNI, from the exons ATGGGTTTCTTGGGTATAACTTCTAGAAGTCCTTTCAGGAAGATGAGTTtgatgttctgtaatatgttaGATTTAGTAGTTGTTATGTTATTGTTTTGTGATTTTGCTTGGAGTAAGGAGTGTACAAATGTTTTTCCTGAGCTTTCATCACACACTGTTCGGTACCAATTACAATCGACTAACAATCAAACACGGATAAATGAAATTTTCCCGCTTTACTATCTCAATCCAACCGATAGCTCTACTTGGACTAATGGGATTCCTAGGAAAGTTTTGAGGGAGGATGATGGATTTGATGGGAATATTATGCACAAGAATGTGATAGATGCTAGTGGATTCAAAGTCCCCAAAGGTCTTCTCAAGGAGTTGCCTTTAAGAAATGTAAGGTTGGGTTCGAATTCAATTTATGGCCGGGCTCAGCAGACAAATTTGGAATATTTACTGATGTTGGATGTTGATAGATTAGTTTGGAGCTTCAGGAAGACTGCTAGTGTGCCAACTCCAGGCTGTCCTTATGGAGGTTGGGAGGCTCCAAATGTCGAGCTTCGAGGGCACTTTGTAG GTCATTACTTGAGTGCTTCAGCACAAATGTGGGCTAGCACTCGCAATGAGACGCTTAGAAAGAAAATGTCTGCAGTGGTTTCTGTTCTATCTGACTGTCAAGTCATAATCGGAACTGGGTACCTTTCTGCTTTCCCTTCGGATTTTTTTGAACGTGTTGAGGCTCTGAAACCTGTGTGGGCGCCATATTACACTATTCACAAG ATAATGGCAGGCCTTTTGGATCAGTATTTATTTGCAAATGATACTCGAGCCTTGAGAATGGTAAAATGGATGGCTGATTATTTTTACAAACAGGTAAAAACAGTGATACTGAAGTACACTATTGAGAGGCATTGGCAGTCACTGAATGAAGAAACAGGTGGAATGAATGATGTTTTGTATAGATTGTACTATGTAACG AAAAACTCGTCACACTTAATGTTGGCTCACCTCTTTGACAAACCATGCTTTTTAGGGATACTTGCTCTAAAG GCTGATGATATATCGGGCTTTCATGCCAATACGCATATCCCAATTGTCATTGGTTCTCAACAGCGATATGAAATTACCGGCGAGCCACTTTACAGG GAAATAGGGATGTTCTTTATGGATATTGTGAATTCCTCTCATGCCTATGCCACTGGAGGGACATCAGTATCTGAATTTTG GAGTGAACCAAATCGCCAAGCAAGCAATCTACGAACAGAGACTGAAGAATCTTGCACAACCTATAATATGCTAAAG GTTGCCAGACACCTTTTTAGGTGGACTAAAGAAATGGCATACGCTGATTACTATGAACGGGCTCTGACAAATGGTGTGCTCAGCATTCAAAGAGGGATGGAACCTGGAGTGATGATTTACATGTTACCACTAGGCCATGGTCAATCCAAGGCCATGAGTTATCATGGATGGGGTACACTGAATAATAGCTTCTGGTGCTGCTATGGAACAG GAATTGAGTCATTCTCCAAATTAGGAGACTCGATATATTTCGAGGAAGAGGGAAAAGTTCCAGGAATTTACATTATCCAGTACATAACAAGCTCAGTTGAATGGGAATCTGGACATTTATCACTAATTCAGCAAGTAAAGCCTATTGTTTCATGGGACAATCACCTTGCAATTGCCTTAACCGTTTCCACCAAAAAG aAGACAAATGCCATTTCATCGACATTGAACTTGAGAATACCTATATGGTCACGTTCAGATGGTGCCATGGCTGCATTAAATGACAAGCCGTTGTCTCTTCCAAGTCCTG GAAACTTCCTATCAATTACTCGAAGATGGAGCAGTAAGGATGTTATCTCTCTAATGCTACCAATCAGTATCCGGACTGAGGCTATCAAAg ATGATCGACCTGAATATGCCTCGCTAAGAGCAGTATTATACGGCCCATACCTTCTGGTTGGTTTGAGCAGTGGTGATAGGGATATCAGTCCAGAAGCAGCAGATTCTCCTTCAGAATGGATGACTCCAATTCCAGCTGAATACAATTCTCATCTAATTTCACTTTCAAAAGAATCCAAAAACTTAaaacttgtttttgccaaattTAAAACAGTTATTCTACTTGATAACTTACCTAAACCAGGGACAAACTACTCCATCTACGCCACTTTTAGACTCATtcctaaaaattcaaaatcctCAAAAACATTAGTGGCGAAAGACTTTATCGGGGAATCAGTTATGTTGGAATCATTTGATCATCCAGGTATGGTTGTGACCCACCATGGTGATAACGAGATCCTGGAGGTGAAAGCTGCTTCTTATCAAAGTAGTTCCTTTTTTCGCTTAGTTAAGGGCCTAGACAAGAAGAAATATTCTGTTTCATTAGAATCCGAAAGCCGGAAAGGTTGTTTCATTCATAGTGAGCATAGATTAGGTGCAGTTGTGAAGCTCAAGTGCGAAGCAGAATCACCCCATAATGAGTTTAAAGAAGCAGCCAGCTTCAGACTGAGGGATGGAATTAGCAAGTATGATCCCATCAGTTTTGTTGCAAGAGGGCGGACAAGGAATTTTCTGATGCAACCAATATATAGCATTAGAGATGAAAACTACACTGTGTActtcaatatataa
- the LOC108226805 gene encoding uncharacterized protein LOC108226805 isoform X5 encodes MGFLGITSRSPFRKMSLMFCNMLDLVVVMLLFCDFAWSKECTNVFPELSSHTVRYQLQSTNNQTRINEIFPLYYLNPTDSSTWTNGIPRKVLREDDGFDGNIMHKNVIDASGFKVPKGLLKELPLRNVRLVWSFRKTASVPTPGCPYGGWEAPNVELRGHFVGHYLSASAQMWASTRNETLRKKMSAVVSVLSDCQVIIGTGYLSAFPSDFFERVEALKPVWAPYYTIHKIMAGLLDQYLFANDTRALRMVKWMADYFYKQVKTVILKYTIERHWQSLNEETGGMNDVLYRLYYVTKNSSHLMLAHLFDKPCFLGILALKADDISGFHANTHIPIVIGSQQRYEITGEPLYREIGMFFMDIVNSSHAYATGGTSVSEFWSEPNRQASNLRTETEESCTTYNMLKQVARHLFRWTKEMAYADYYERALTNGVLSIQRGMEPGVMIYMLPLGHGQSKAMSYHGWGTLNNSFWCCYGTGIESFSKLGDSIYFEEEGKVPGIYIIQYITSSVEWESGHLSLIQQVKPIVSWDNHLAIALTVSTKKKTNAISSTLNLRIPIWSRSDGAMAALNDKPLSLPSPGNFLSITRRWSSKDVISLMLPISIRTEAIKDDRPEYASLRAVLYGPYLLVGLSSGDRDISPEAADSPSEWMTPIPAEYNSHLISLSKESKNLKLVFAKFKTVILLDNLPKPGTNYSIYATFRLIPKNSKSSKTLVAKDFIGESVMLESFDHPGMVVTHHGDNEILEVKAASYQSSSFFRLVKGLDKKKYSVSLESESRKGCFIHSEHRLGAVVKLKCEAESPHNEFKEAASFRLRDGISKYDPISFVARGRTRNFLMQPIYSIRDENYTVYFNI; translated from the exons ATGGGTTTCTTGGGTATAACTTCTAGAAGTCCTTTCAGGAAGATGAGTTtgatgttctgtaatatgttaGATTTAGTAGTTGTTATGTTATTGTTTTGTGATTTTGCTTGGAGTAAGGAGTGTACAAATGTTTTTCCTGAGCTTTCATCACACACTGTTCGGTACCAATTACAATCGACTAACAATCAAACACGGATAAATGAAATTTTCCCGCTTTACTATCTCAATCCAACCGATAGCTCTACTTGGACTAATGGGATTCCTAGGAAAGTTTTGAGGGAGGATGATGGATTTGATGGGAATATTATGCACAAGAATGTGATAGATGCTAGTGGATTCAAAGTCCCCAAAGGTCTTCTCAAGGAGTTGCCTTTAAGAAATGTAAG ATTAGTTTGGAGCTTCAGGAAGACTGCTAGTGTGCCAACTCCAGGCTGTCCTTATGGAGGTTGGGAGGCTCCAAATGTCGAGCTTCGAGGGCACTTTGTAG GTCATTACTTGAGTGCTTCAGCACAAATGTGGGCTAGCACTCGCAATGAGACGCTTAGAAAGAAAATGTCTGCAGTGGTTTCTGTTCTATCTGACTGTCAAGTCATAATCGGAACTGGGTACCTTTCTGCTTTCCCTTCGGATTTTTTTGAACGTGTTGAGGCTCTGAAACCTGTGTGGGCGCCATATTACACTATTCACAAG ATAATGGCAGGCCTTTTGGATCAGTATTTATTTGCAAATGATACTCGAGCCTTGAGAATGGTAAAATGGATGGCTGATTATTTTTACAAACAGGTAAAAACAGTGATACTGAAGTACACTATTGAGAGGCATTGGCAGTCACTGAATGAAGAAACAGGTGGAATGAATGATGTTTTGTATAGATTGTACTATGTAACG AAAAACTCGTCACACTTAATGTTGGCTCACCTCTTTGACAAACCATGCTTTTTAGGGATACTTGCTCTAAAG GCTGATGATATATCGGGCTTTCATGCCAATACGCATATCCCAATTGTCATTGGTTCTCAACAGCGATATGAAATTACCGGCGAGCCACTTTACAGG GAAATAGGGATGTTCTTTATGGATATTGTGAATTCCTCTCATGCCTATGCCACTGGAGGGACATCAGTATCTGAATTTTG GAGTGAACCAAATCGCCAAGCAAGCAATCTACGAACAGAGACTGAAGAATCTTGCACAACCTATAATATGCTAAAG CAGGTTGCCAGACACCTTTTTAGGTGGACTAAAGAAATGGCATACGCTGATTACTATGAACGGGCTCTGACAAATGGTGTGCTCAGCATTCAAAGAGGGATGGAACCTGGAGTGATGATTTACATGTTACCACTAGGCCATGGTCAATCCAAGGCCATGAGTTATCATGGATGGGGTACACTGAATAATAGCTTCTGGTGCTGCTATGGAACAG GAATTGAGTCATTCTCCAAATTAGGAGACTCGATATATTTCGAGGAAGAGGGAAAAGTTCCAGGAATTTACATTATCCAGTACATAACAAGCTCAGTTGAATGGGAATCTGGACATTTATCACTAATTCAGCAAGTAAAGCCTATTGTTTCATGGGACAATCACCTTGCAATTGCCTTAACCGTTTCCACCAAAAAG aAGACAAATGCCATTTCATCGACATTGAACTTGAGAATACCTATATGGTCACGTTCAGATGGTGCCATGGCTGCATTAAATGACAAGCCGTTGTCTCTTCCAAGTCCTG GAAACTTCCTATCAATTACTCGAAGATGGAGCAGTAAGGATGTTATCTCTCTAATGCTACCAATCAGTATCCGGACTGAGGCTATCAAAg ATGATCGACCTGAATATGCCTCGCTAAGAGCAGTATTATACGGCCCATACCTTCTGGTTGGTTTGAGCAGTGGTGATAGGGATATCAGTCCAGAAGCAGCAGATTCTCCTTCAGAATGGATGACTCCAATTCCAGCTGAATACAATTCTCATCTAATTTCACTTTCAAAAGAATCCAAAAACTTAaaacttgtttttgccaaattTAAAACAGTTATTCTACTTGATAACTTACCTAAACCAGGGACAAACTACTCCATCTACGCCACTTTTAGACTCATtcctaaaaattcaaaatcctCAAAAACATTAGTGGCGAAAGACTTTATCGGGGAATCAGTTATGTTGGAATCATTTGATCATCCAGGTATGGTTGTGACCCACCATGGTGATAACGAGATCCTGGAGGTGAAAGCTGCTTCTTATCAAAGTAGTTCCTTTTTTCGCTTAGTTAAGGGCCTAGACAAGAAGAAATATTCTGTTTCATTAGAATCCGAAAGCCGGAAAGGTTGTTTCATTCATAGTGAGCATAGATTAGGTGCAGTTGTGAAGCTCAAGTGCGAAGCAGAATCACCCCATAATGAGTTTAAAGAAGCAGCCAGCTTCAGACTGAGGGATGGAATTAGCAAGTATGATCCCATCAGTTTTGTTGCAAGAGGGCGGACAAGGAATTTTCTGATGCAACCAATATATAGCATTAGAGATGAAAACTACACTGTGTActtcaatatataa
- the LOC108226805 gene encoding uncharacterized protein LOC108226805 isoform X7 — MGFLGITSRSPFRKMSLMFCNMLDLVVVMLLFCDFAWSKECTNVFPELSSHTVRYQLQSTNNQTRINEIFPLYYLNPTDSSTWTNGIPRKVLREDDGFDGNIMHKNVIDASGFKVPKGLLKELPLRNVRLGSNSIYGRAQQTNLEYLLMLDVDRLVWSFRKTASVPTPGCPYGGWEAPNVELRGHFVGHYLSASAQMWASTRNETLRKKMSAVVSVLSDCQVIIGTGYLSAFPSDFFERVEALKPVWAPYYTIHKVKTVILKYTIERHWQSLNEETGGMNDVLYRLYYVTKNSSHLMLAHLFDKPCFLGILALKADDISGFHANTHIPIVIGSQQRYEITGEPLYREIGMFFMDIVNSSHAYATGGTSVSEFWSEPNRQASNLRTETEESCTTYNMLKQVARHLFRWTKEMAYADYYERALTNGVLSIQRGMEPGVMIYMLPLGHGQSKAMSYHGWGTLNNSFWCCYGTGIESFSKLGDSIYFEEEGKVPGIYIIQYITSSVEWESGHLSLIQQVKPIVSWDNHLAIALTVSTKKKTNAISSTLNLRIPIWSRSDGAMAALNDKPLSLPSPGNFLSITRRWSSKDVISLMLPISIRTEAIKDDRPEYASLRAVLYGPYLLVGLSSGDRDISPEAADSPSEWMTPIPAEYNSHLISLSKESKNLKLVFAKFKTVILLDNLPKPGTNYSIYATFRLIPKNSKSSKTLVAKDFIGESVMLESFDHPGMVVTHHGDNEILEVKAASYQSSSFFRLVKGLDKKKYSVSLESESRKGCFIHSEHRLGAVVKLKCEAESPHNEFKEAASFRLRDGISKYDPISFVARGRTRNFLMQPIYSIRDENYTVYFNI, encoded by the exons ATGGGTTTCTTGGGTATAACTTCTAGAAGTCCTTTCAGGAAGATGAGTTtgatgttctgtaatatgttaGATTTAGTAGTTGTTATGTTATTGTTTTGTGATTTTGCTTGGAGTAAGGAGTGTACAAATGTTTTTCCTGAGCTTTCATCACACACTGTTCGGTACCAATTACAATCGACTAACAATCAAACACGGATAAATGAAATTTTCCCGCTTTACTATCTCAATCCAACCGATAGCTCTACTTGGACTAATGGGATTCCTAGGAAAGTTTTGAGGGAGGATGATGGATTTGATGGGAATATTATGCACAAGAATGTGATAGATGCTAGTGGATTCAAAGTCCCCAAAGGTCTTCTCAAGGAGTTGCCTTTAAGAAATGTAAGGTTGGGTTCGAATTCAATTTATGGCCGGGCTCAGCAGACAAATTTGGAATATTTACTGATGTTGGATGTTGATAGATTAGTTTGGAGCTTCAGGAAGACTGCTAGTGTGCCAACTCCAGGCTGTCCTTATGGAGGTTGGGAGGCTCCAAATGTCGAGCTTCGAGGGCACTTTGTAG GTCATTACTTGAGTGCTTCAGCACAAATGTGGGCTAGCACTCGCAATGAGACGCTTAGAAAGAAAATGTCTGCAGTGGTTTCTGTTCTATCTGACTGTCAAGTCATAATCGGAACTGGGTACCTTTCTGCTTTCCCTTCGGATTTTTTTGAACGTGTTGAGGCTCTGAAACCTGTGTGGGCGCCATATTACACTATTCACAAG GTAAAAACAGTGATACTGAAGTACACTATTGAGAGGCATTGGCAGTCACTGAATGAAGAAACAGGTGGAATGAATGATGTTTTGTATAGATTGTACTATGTAACG AAAAACTCGTCACACTTAATGTTGGCTCACCTCTTTGACAAACCATGCTTTTTAGGGATACTTGCTCTAAAG GCTGATGATATATCGGGCTTTCATGCCAATACGCATATCCCAATTGTCATTGGTTCTCAACAGCGATATGAAATTACCGGCGAGCCACTTTACAGG GAAATAGGGATGTTCTTTATGGATATTGTGAATTCCTCTCATGCCTATGCCACTGGAGGGACATCAGTATCTGAATTTTG GAGTGAACCAAATCGCCAAGCAAGCAATCTACGAACAGAGACTGAAGAATCTTGCACAACCTATAATATGCTAAAG CAGGTTGCCAGACACCTTTTTAGGTGGACTAAAGAAATGGCATACGCTGATTACTATGAACGGGCTCTGACAAATGGTGTGCTCAGCATTCAAAGAGGGATGGAACCTGGAGTGATGATTTACATGTTACCACTAGGCCATGGTCAATCCAAGGCCATGAGTTATCATGGATGGGGTACACTGAATAATAGCTTCTGGTGCTGCTATGGAACAG GAATTGAGTCATTCTCCAAATTAGGAGACTCGATATATTTCGAGGAAGAGGGAAAAGTTCCAGGAATTTACATTATCCAGTACATAACAAGCTCAGTTGAATGGGAATCTGGACATTTATCACTAATTCAGCAAGTAAAGCCTATTGTTTCATGGGACAATCACCTTGCAATTGCCTTAACCGTTTCCACCAAAAAG aAGACAAATGCCATTTCATCGACATTGAACTTGAGAATACCTATATGGTCACGTTCAGATGGTGCCATGGCTGCATTAAATGACAAGCCGTTGTCTCTTCCAAGTCCTG GAAACTTCCTATCAATTACTCGAAGATGGAGCAGTAAGGATGTTATCTCTCTAATGCTACCAATCAGTATCCGGACTGAGGCTATCAAAg ATGATCGACCTGAATATGCCTCGCTAAGAGCAGTATTATACGGCCCATACCTTCTGGTTGGTTTGAGCAGTGGTGATAGGGATATCAGTCCAGAAGCAGCAGATTCTCCTTCAGAATGGATGACTCCAATTCCAGCTGAATACAATTCTCATCTAATTTCACTTTCAAAAGAATCCAAAAACTTAaaacttgtttttgccaaattTAAAACAGTTATTCTACTTGATAACTTACCTAAACCAGGGACAAACTACTCCATCTACGCCACTTTTAGACTCATtcctaaaaattcaaaatcctCAAAAACATTAGTGGCGAAAGACTTTATCGGGGAATCAGTTATGTTGGAATCATTTGATCATCCAGGTATGGTTGTGACCCACCATGGTGATAACGAGATCCTGGAGGTGAAAGCTGCTTCTTATCAAAGTAGTTCCTTTTTTCGCTTAGTTAAGGGCCTAGACAAGAAGAAATATTCTGTTTCATTAGAATCCGAAAGCCGGAAAGGTTGTTTCATTCATAGTGAGCATAGATTAGGTGCAGTTGTGAAGCTCAAGTGCGAAGCAGAATCACCCCATAATGAGTTTAAAGAAGCAGCCAGCTTCAGACTGAGGGATGGAATTAGCAAGTATGATCCCATCAGTTTTGTTGCAAGAGGGCGGACAAGGAATTTTCTGATGCAACCAATATATAGCATTAGAGATGAAAACTACACTGTGTActtcaatatataa